In Phlebotomus papatasi isolate M1 chromosome 1, Ppap_2.1, whole genome shotgun sequence, the following proteins share a genomic window:
- the LOC129800036 gene encoding uncharacterized protein K02A2.6-like — MAVQKVKIRVKIDTGAQCNVITKTALQKLSDYEIMPSRVKRLIAFNGGHVPVHGRVLLTCRIRKKMIPLWFQVVKGDRSCIIDGKSAVKAGLIARIDHFEVKEDVFEGLGTVKNVVYNAELVDNPKFVIHPARNIPFADREETKKEVFKMVDDKVTVKENEATDAVSPMVVVRRRGKIRICIDLTDVNKNIKRRHYPLTGIDQVAANVSKSRYFTILDCKKGFWQIRLSEKTSKLCTFATPWGRFRYLRMPFGLCSAPEVFQKVMIDLVGNIEGVEVSMDDILIHAPTLDKLKEITEKVIRILDSNGLKLNKEKCCFNQTSVKFLGHILSADGLSPDPEKLQAIDRLKAPTDKKSLQRFLGMITYVGKFIPNLSEHTAPLRELLKGDPVWDWTEHQQRAFLKLKNFLKNPPVLAFYDVNKPMVLSVDSSANAFGAVLMQERRPIAYATKALTDCQRNWPQIEKEAGAIRFGCQKFHDYIWGHKIVVESDHKPLETIFAKPLNKAPLRLRQILHDVKAYDLTVKYVKGTRIPIADTLSRDCSSICTDFEEDTEELHVNGATCLTEAALERYQQATANDPALQKLRKLILEGWPDSREEVPKVIRNYFTFRDELSILDGIIFKGDQVVVPVTERQRVINDIHAGHVGIQSSLRRARDFLYWPNMTAEITARIEKCLVCEKNQRSNQKETVLMKRVPEYPFEIVALDFFTHRKREYLLIVDSFSGYYDFKLMTSSTSAAVISFLKDKFADHGIPLEVHTDGGPQFTSKEFRDFGKQWDFKHVVSSPYFARSNGLAERYVQTAKNLLKKCREDGQDIKLALLMSRNTPGNELRSPAERLFSRKTRNPLCMNRNLLVPKIAEDNSERLQEQRNRQKKNADVGAKSFDKLAEGTRVRVQERDNAWVTGTIQSQQTERSYNVQLDDGRLIRRNRHFLHETKVEKPILPPVPASLPVSPTPARDSSSCNTSVRSEEIASGVPTTPEMGSLVLHRENEMRGTLSDPPATPVAAKSHPDPAPSPVPPAMITTRSGRVIKPPDRLNL, encoded by the coding sequence ATGGCAGTCCAAAAAGTGAAAATTCGTGTAAAAATTGATACTGGGGCCCAGTGCAATGTAATCACAAAGACCGCGCTCCAGAAATTGAGTGATTACGAAATAATGCCATCGAGAGTCAAGAGGCTGATCGCATTCAATGGAGGTCACGTACCAGTGCATGGAAGGGTCCTATTGACGTGTAGGATTCGGAAGAAAATGATCCCTCTCTGGTTTCAAGTAGTAAAGGGCGACAGAAGCTGCATCATTGATGGGAAGTCTGCAGTGAAAGCTGGATTAATCGCCAGAATTGATCACTTTGAGGTTAAAGAGGACGTATTTGAAGGCCTAGGTACAGTGAAGAATGTTGTGTATAATGCAGAATTGGTTGATAACCCCAAATTTGTTATCCATCCAGCCCGAAATATTCCCTTTGCCGATAGGGAAGAAACGAAGAAAGAGGTCTTCAAGATGGTGGATGACAAAGTTACGGTGAAGGAGAATGAAGCCACAGACGCAGTCTCTCCCATGGTGGTGGTCAGGCGAAGAGgtaaaattagaatttgcatTGACCTCACTGATGTTAATAAGAATATTAAGAGGAGACACTATCCCCTGACAGGAATAGATCAAGTGGCCGCGAATGTCTCAAAAAGTCGTTATTTTACGATTTTGGATTGCAAAAAGGGTTTTTGGCAAATTCGTTTGTCAGAAAAGACATCGAAGCTTTGCACATTCGCTACACCATGGGGAAGATTCAGATATTTAAGGATGCCGTTTGGACTGTGTTCAGCACCTGAAGTGTTCCAGAAAGTTATGATCGATCTCGTGGGAAACATTGAAGGAGTGGAAGTATCAATGGATGACATTCTGATCCATGCACCTACCCTTGACAAGTTGAAAGAGATCACTGAAAAAGTCATTAGAATTCTGGATTCAAATGGCTTGAAGCTGAACAAAGAAAAATGTTGTTTCAACCAAACATCTGTGAAATTCCTAGGGCACATTCTTTCGGCTGACGGGTTGAGCCCAGATCCGGAAAAATTGCAAGCTATTGACAGACTGAAGGCGCCTACGGACAAAAAATCACTGCAGAGATTTTTAGGGATGATTACTTACGTTGGAAAATTTATCCCAAATCTGTCAGAGCACACAGCGCCATTGCGAGAGTTGTTGAAAGGAGATCCCGTGTGGGATTGGACTGAGCATCAACAACGTGCTTTTTTGAAgctgaaaaattttctcaagaaTCCCCCAGTTTTGGCATTTTACGATGTAAACAAGCCAATGGTATTGTCAGTTGACAGTTCCGCAAATGCATTTGGAGCCGTTTTAATGCAAGAAAGAAGGCCTATAGCATATGCCACGAAAGCTCTGACTGATTGTCAACGAAACTGGCCGCAGATCGAGAAAGAAGCAGGAGCCATCAGGTTCGGCTGCCAGAAATTTCATGATTATATTTGGGGCCACAAAATCGTAGTGGAATCAGACCACAAACCGTTGGAGACTATTTTTGCAAAGCCGTTGAACAAAGCTCCATTACGTCTGAGGCAGATCCTGCATGATGTGAAGGCTTACGATCTGACAGTGAAATACGTCAAGGGGACAAGGATTCCAATAGCAGACACCTTAAGCAGAGATTGTAGTTCTATTTGCACTGATTTCGAAGAGGACACTGAAGAGCTACATGTGAATGGTGCTACTTGCTTGACTGAAGCTGCGTTGGAGAGATATCAACAAGCAACTGCAAATGACCCGGCCTTgcagaagctgagaaaattaaTCCTGGAAGGATGGCCAGACAGTCGTGAAGAAGTGCCTAAAGTGATAAGGAATTACTTTACATTCCGCGATGAATTATCCATTCTTGACGGGATAATTTTCAAGGGGGACCAAGTCGTCGTACCAGTCACTGAGCGTCAAAGAGTGATAAACGATATTCACGCGGGTCATGTGGGCATCCAATCTTCGCTGCGTCGAGCACGTGATTTCTTGTATTGGCCGAACATGACTGCTGAAATCACCGCAAGAATTGAGAAGTGTCTCGTTTGTGAGAAAAACCAAAGATCGAACCAAAAAGAGACGGTATTGATGAAGAGAGTTCCAGAATATCCTTTCGAGATTGTCGCTCTCGATTTTTTCACTCACCGAAAACGAGAATACTTGCTGATAGTCGACTCATTTAGTGGATATTATGATTTCAAATTGATGACATCATCTACTAGCGCTGCGGTGATCTCATTCTTGAAGGATAAGTTTGCTGACCACGGAATCCCATTGGAAGTTCACACTGATGGAGGGCCCCAATTCACGTCGAAGGAGTTCAGGGACTTTGGGAAACAATGGGACTTCAAACACGTAGTTTCAAGCCCTTATTTTGCACGTTCTAATGGATTAGCAGAGCGTTACGTGCAAACTGCGAAGAACCTCCTGAAGAAGTGCCGCGAAGATGGACAAGACATCAAATTGGCACTATTGATGTCACGAAACACTCCTGGGAACGAACTGAGGTCACCGGCTGAGAGACTTTTTAGTCGAAAGACTAGAAATCCCCTGTGCATGAATCGCAATCTCCTCGTTCCCAAGATCGCCGAAGACAATTCAGAACGACTGCAGGAGCAACGTAACCGACAGAAGAAAAATGCAGATGTGGGAGCAAAATCTTTCGACAAGTTAGCTGAAGGAACTCGTGTCAGGGTTCAAGAGAGAGATAATGCTTGGGTAACGGGCACAATTCAAAGTCAGCAGACCGAAAGGTCATACAATGTGCAACTGGATGATGGTCGCCTGATCCGTAGAAATCGCCACTTTCTCCATGAGACAAAAGTTGAGAAGCCAATATTGCCTCCAGTGCCAGCGAGTTTGCCCGTTTCACCAACACCTGCTAGAGATTCATCGAGTTGTAATACTTCTGTCAGGAGTGAGGAAATTGCATCCGGCGTTCCAACTACTCCGGAGATGGGTTCACTAGTGTTACATAGGGAGAATGAGATGCGAGGGACTCTATCAGATCCTCCTGCAACACCAGTAGCAGCCAAATCCCATCCGGATCCTGCGCCATCACCTGTACCTCCGGCAATGATCACCACCCGATCAGGCAGAGTAATTAAACCCCCAGATAGATTGAatctttaa
- the LOC129800037 gene encoding uncharacterized protein LOC129800037, with amino-acid sequence MPNENTQNTMGNVGSNEESRRVPVKPPPPIELSSNNKAAWEAWENAFQWYSIAIELEKLAPKIQVAVFMSALGSAVKDIFDNFGLSDEEKSNLNLVRQKFREYFAPSENEVYESYKFYTITQDDGEGIEQYITRIKVQANKCTFPATAKDRLIRDKLIHGLKSSAIREELLRKSSLTLEQTIATCKSMEKAAEHAKSMDKNNPGCSKNTESEVYTVRNGNASSSKKTAQ; translated from the coding sequence ATGCCAAACGAAAATACACAGAACACGATGGGAAACGTTGGATCTAATGAAGAATCAAGAAGGGTTCCTGTGAAACCGCCCCCACCGATTGAATTGAGCAGCAACAACAAGGCCGCATGGGAGGCGTGGGAAAATGCTTTCCAATGGTACTCCATCGCAATAGAATTGGAAAAACTTGCCCCCAAGATCCAAGTTGCTGTCTTTATGAGCGCTTTAGGAAGTGCCGTAAAGGATATATTCGACAATTTTGGATTGTCGGATGAGGAAAAATCTAACCTCAATTTGGTTAGACAGAAGTTCCGAGAGTACTTTGCACCCAGCGAAAATGAAGTGTATGAGTCCTATAAGTTCTATACGATCACTCAGGATGATGGAGAAGGTATTGAGCAGTACATCACGAGAATCAAGGTGCAAGCAAATAAGTGCACCTTTCCGGCAACTGCGAAAGACAGATTGATTCGTGACAAATTGATTCACGGCTTGAAGTCTAGTGCGATTCGGGAGGAACTGCTGCGAAAGTCTTCCTTGACTCTCGAACAAACGATCGCGACGTGTAAAAGCATGGAAAAAGCAGCTGAGCATGCGAAATCGATGGACAAAAATAATCCTGGATGTTCCAAAAACACTGAGAGTGAAGTATACACTGTTAGAAACGGGAATGCAAGTTCTTCGAAGAAGACTGCTCAATAG